The following proteins are encoded in a genomic region of Cricetulus griseus strain 17A/GY chromosome 7, alternate assembly CriGri-PICRH-1.0, whole genome shotgun sequence:
- the Myo1c gene encoding unconventional myosin-Ic isoform X3: MRYRASALGSDGVRVTMESALTARDRVGVQDFVLLENFTSEAAFIENLRRRFRENLIYTYIGPVLVSVNPYRDLQIYSRQHMERYRGVSFYEVPPHLFAVADTVYRALRTERRDQAVMISGESGAGKTEATKRLLQFYAETCPAPERGGAVRDRLLQSNPVLEAFGNAKTLRNDNSSRFGKYMDVQFDFKGAPVGGHILSYLLEKSRVVHQNHGERNFHVFYQLLEGGEEETLRRLGLERNPQSYLYLVKGQCAKVSSINDKSDWRVVRKALSVIDFTEDEVEDLLSIVASVLHLGNIHFAADEESNAQVTTENQLKYLTRLLGVEGTTLREALTHRKIIAKGEELLSPLNLEQAAYARDALAKAVYSRTFTWLVRKINRSLASKDAESPSWRSTTVLGLLDIYGFEVFQHNSFEQFCINYCNEKLQQLFIELTLKSEQEEYEAEGIAWEPVQYFNNKIICDLVEEKFKGIISILDEECLRPGEATDLTFLEKLEDTVKHHPHFLTHKLADQKTRKSLGRGEFRLLHYAGEVTYSVTGFLDKNNDLLFRNLKETMCSSMNPIMSQCFDRNELSDKKRPETVATQFKMSLLQLVEILKSKEPAYIRCIKPNDAKQPGRFDEVLIRHQVKYLGLMENLRVRRAGFAYRRKYEAFLQRYKSLCPETWPTWAGRPQDGVAVLVRHLGYKPEEYKMGRTKIFIRFPKTLFATEDSLEVRRQSLATKIQAAWRGFHWRQKFLRVKRSAICIQSWWRGTLGRRKAAKRKWAAQTIRRLIRGFILRHAPRCPENAFFLDHVRTSFLLNLRRQLPRNVLDTSWPTPPPALREASELLRELCMKNMVWKYCRSISPEWKQQLQQKAVASEIFKGKKDNYPQSVPRLFISTRLGTEEISPRVLQALGSEPIQVKNPSVKYDRKGYKPRSRQLLLTPSAVVIVEDAKVKQRIDYTNLTGISVSSLSDSLFVLHVQREDNKQKGDVVLQSDHVIETLTKTALSADRVNNININQGSITFAGGPGRDGIIDFTSGSELLITKAKNGHLAVVAPRLNSR, translated from the exons ATGCGCTACCGGGCGTCG GCCCTGGGCAGCGACGGGGTGCGAGTGACCATGGAGAGTGCCTTGACTGCCCGGGACCGGGTTGGGGTGCAGGACTTTGTTCTGCTGGAGAACTTCACCAGTGAGGCTGCCTTCATCGAGAACCTCCGGCGGCGATTCCGGGAGAACCTCATTTAT ACCTACATCGGCCCTGTCCTGGTCTCTGTCAACCCCTACCGAGACCTACAGATCTATAGCCGGCAGCATATGGAACGCTACCGTGGGGTCAGCTTCTATGAAGTGCCTCCTCATCT GTTTGCAGTGGCTGATACTGTGTACCGAGCCCTTCGTACTGAGCGGCGGGACCAGGCAGTGATGATTTCTGGGGAGAGTGGGGCAGGCAAGACAGAGGCCACCAAGAGACTGCTACAGTTTTATGCAGAGACCTGTCCAGCTCCTGAGAGGGGTGGTGCAGTGCGGGACCGGCTGCTGCAGAGCAATCCTGTGCTGGAG GCCTTTGGAAATGCCAAGACCCTCCGTAATGATAACTCCAGCCGGTTTGGGAAGTACATGGATGTGCAGTTTGACTTCAAG GGTGCCCCTGTGGGAGGCCACATCCTCAGTTACCTCCTGGAAAAGTCACGAGTGGTACACCAGAATCATGGAGAAAGGAACTTCCATGTCTTCTACCAGCTACTGGAGGGGGGTGAGGAGGAGACTCTTCGTCGTCTGGGCTTGGAACGGAACCCCCAGAGCTATTTGTACCTGGTGAAG GGCCAGTGTGCCAAAGTCTCCTCCATCAATGACAAGAGTGACTGGAGGGTTGTCAGGAAGGCACTGTCGGTCATTGACTTCACCGAGGATGAAGTAGAG GACTTGCTAAGCATCGTGGCCAGCGTCCTACATTTGGGCAACATCCACTTTGCTGCTGATGAGGAAAGTAATGCCCAGGTTACTACAGAGAACCAGCTCAAGTATCTGACAAGG CTGCTTGGTGTGGAAGGCACAACGCTGAGGGAAGCCCTGACTCATAGGAAGATCATCGCCAAGGGGGAAGAG CTCCTGAGCCCACTGAACCTTGAACAGGCCGCATACGCAAGGGATGCCCTTGCCAAGGCTGTGTACAGTCGCACTTTCACCTGGCTGGTCAGAAAGATCAACAGGTCACTGGCCTCTAAG GATGCTGAGAGCCCTAGCTGGCGAAGCACCACAGTTCTTGGGCTCCTGGACATTTATGGCTTCGAAGTATTTCAGCATAACAG CTTTGAGCAGTTCTGCATCAACTACTGCAACGAGAAGCTGCAGCAGCTCTTCATTGAGCTGACTCTCAAGTCGGAGCAGGAGGAGTATGAGGCAGAGGGCATTGCG TGGGAACCTGTCCAGTACTTCAACAACAAGATCATCTGTGACCTGGTGGAGGAGAAGTTCAAGGGCATCATCTCCATCTTG GATGAAGAGTGTCTGCGCCCTGGGGAGGCCACAGACCTGACCTTCCTGGAGAAGCTGGAGGACACTGTCAAGCACCACCCCCACTTCCTGAC GCACAAGCTTGCTGACCAGAAGACCAGGAAATCCCTAGGCAGAGGGGAGTTCCGCCTTCTTCACTATGCTGGAGAGGTGACCTACAGTGTGACTG GGTTTCTGGATAAAAACAATGACCTTCTCTTCCGGAACCTGAAGGAG ACCATGTGCAGCTCGATGAACCCCATCATGAGCCAGTGCTTTGACAGGAATGAGCTCAGTGACAAGAAGCGGCCAGAAACG GTTGCCACGCAGTTCAAGATGAGCCTCCTACAGCTAGTGGAGATCCTGAAGTCTAAGGAGCCTGCCTATATCCGCTGCATCAAGCCAAATGATGCCAAACAGCCTG GTCGCTTTGATGAGGTGCTTATCCGACACCAGGTCAAGTACCTGGGACTGATGGAGAATCTGCGAGTGCGTAGAGCTGGCTTTGCCTATCGACGCAAATATGAGGCTTTCCTACAGAG GTACAAGTCACTGTGTCCAGAGACATGGCCCACGTGGGCAGGACGGCCCCAGGATGGTGTGGCAGTGCTGGTCAGACATCTCGGCTACAAGCCAGAAGAGTATAAAATGGGCAG GACCAAGATCTTCATCCGATTCCCCAAGACCCTGTTTGCCACAGAGGACTCCCTGGAAGTCCGACGCCAGAGCCTGG CCACCAAGATCCAAGCGGCCTGGAGGGGCTTCCATTGGCGGCAGAAATTCCTTCGGGTGAAGCGATCAG CCATCTGTATCCAGTCATGGTGGCGTGGCACACTGGGCCGGAGAAAGGCAGCCAAGAGGAAGTGGGCCGCCCAAACTATCCGTCG GCTCATCCGTGGCTTCATCTTACGCCATGCACCCCGTTGCCCTGAGAATGCCTTCTTTCTGGATCACGTACGCACATCATTTTTGCTTAACCTGAGGCGGCAACTACCCCGGAATGTTCTGGACACCTCCTGGCCCACGCCCCCACCTGCCCTGAGAGAG GCCTCAGAGCTGCTACGGGAGCTGTGCATGAAGAACATGGTGTGGAAATACTGCCGGAGTATCAGCCCTGAGTGGAAGCAGCAG CTGCAGCAAAAGGCTGTGGCTAGTGAGATTTTCAAGGGCAAGAAGGACAATTACCCCCAGAGTGTCCCCAGACTCTTCATTAGCACACGTCTTG GTACAGAGGAGATCAGCCCCAGAGTGCTTCAGGCCTTGGGCTCTGAGCCCATCCAGGTAAAGAACCCATC GGTGAAATATGACCGAAAGGGCTACAAACCTCGCTCCCGGCAGCTGCTGCTCACACCCAGTGCTGTGGTCATTGTGGAGGATGCTAAAGTCAAGCAGAGGATTGACTACACCAACCTAACCG GAATCTCTGTCAGTAGCCTGAGTGATAGCCTATTTGTGCTTCATGTGCAGCGTGAGGACAATAAGCAGAAG GGAGATGTGGTGCTGCAAAGTGATCATGTGATCGAGACACTAACCAAGACGGCCCTCAGTGCTGATCGTGTGAACAATATCAACATCAACCAGGGCAG CATCACATTCGCAGGGGGTCCAGGCAGGGATGGCATCATTGACTTCACATCTGGCTCGGAGCTTCTCATTACCAAGGCCAAGAATGGCCACCTGGCTGTG GTGGCCCCAAGGCTGAATTCCCGGTGA